In uncultured Desulfuromusa sp., a genomic segment contains:
- a CDS encoding YitT family protein, producing MELKSEIRNFSYVIAGALALAMGIVLFLAPNRVATGGTPGMAILLNYLISLPIGSLMLLINIPLLIISTKILGRLFALRSVVAIFITSIFTDLFAEVFHLQALSQNILLATLYGGIAVGAGVGLILRGHASAGGTTIIARLIAARSQYKPGQIVFIFDILIVVASGFVFVDIERALWSMISIYTTGKCIDIILTGTPSEKIVHITTNKIALLSQEIIKHLGQQGTILTGTGLYENEKKTMIFVTVEARQITVLRDIIRNNDAEAFMVVMDAAEMLGRGHGG from the coding sequence ATGGAGTTAAAGTCCGAAATTAGAAATTTTTCCTACGTCATTGCCGGAGCGTTAGCTCTGGCAATGGGGATCGTGTTGTTTCTCGCTCCCAATAGAGTTGCCACAGGTGGAACCCCCGGGATGGCAATTCTTTTAAACTATTTGATCAGTCTTCCCATCGGAAGCCTGATGTTGCTGATTAATATCCCGCTATTAATCATCAGCACAAAAATACTCGGCAGATTATTTGCTCTTCGCTCAGTTGTTGCTATTTTTATAACATCGATCTTTACCGATTTGTTCGCCGAAGTTTTTCACTTGCAAGCATTGAGTCAAAATATTTTGCTGGCGACTTTATACGGTGGTATCGCTGTTGGGGCTGGCGTTGGTCTGATATTGCGTGGCCATGCTTCGGCGGGTGGCACGACTATTATTGCGCGCCTGATTGCTGCTCGAAGCCAATATAAACCAGGGCAGATTGTTTTTATCTTTGACATTTTGATCGTCGTGGCATCAGGGTTTGTTTTTGTCGATATTGAACGGGCTCTTTGGAGTATGATCAGTATTTATACAACCGGCAAATGTATCGATATCATCCTTACCGGCACACCGTCGGAGAAAATTGTTCATATTACAACGAATAAAATTGCGCTTCTCAGTCAGGAAATTATAAAGCATCTCGGGCAACAGGGGACTATTCTTACCGGGACCGGTCTCTACGAAAATGAAAAGAAAACCATGATATTTGTAACGGTTGAAGCGCGGCAGATTACGGTGCTGCGTGATATTATCCGCAATAATGATGCAGAAGCATTCATGGTGGTTATGGATGCAGCTGAAATGCTCGGGAGAGGGCATGGAGGATAA